The Chloroflexota bacterium genomic sequence GGATAGCGCGATGATAATTGATGCGATGGATATTCTCCACAGTAACGATGTTGACGGCTTTTGCATAGTCTCCAGTGACAGCGATTACACACGGTTGGCGACAAGAATCAGGGAGGAAGGGCTTATCGTCATTGGAGTAGGAGAAAAGAAGACTCCGGAAGCCTTTAGGAACGCCTGCAACCAATTTATATATAGCGAGAATCTGGCCGTAACCAAGGAGCCGAGAAAGAAACCAGGGGAAAAGCCGAAAATAGAAGAGAAGGTTGATACGCCTGACCCTCTACCTCTTCTAATTCAAGGATTTGAGATGGCTGCGAAGGAAGAGGAATGGGTTCACTTGGCATCAATGGGTAGCGCCCTTCGGCAGTTGAATTCGGCGTTTGATTCCCGGACATACAATCACCCCAAGCTACAATCGCTTATCAAGGATTATCCGGAGACGTTTGCGCTAAAGCTAGACAGGACTAAGAAACCGCCGGTTTTATATGTCGCGT encodes the following:
- a CDS encoding NYN domain-containing protein encodes the protein MSERSEKEKFAVLIDGDNAQASLLPQILAEVSKAGLITIKRIYGDWTTTQMNSWKDSLHKHAIQPMQQFRNTVGKNATDSAMIIDAMDILHSNDVDGFCIVSSDSDYTRLATRIREEGLIVIGVGEKKTPEAFRNACNQFIYSENLAVTKEPRKKPGEKPKIEEKVDTPDPLPLLIQGFEMAAKEEEWVHLASMGSALRQLNSAFDSRTYNHPKLQSLIKDYPETFALKLDRTKKPPVLYVALKSQVNTK